From Fundulus heteroclitus isolate FHET01 chromosome 14, MU-UCD_Fhet_4.1, whole genome shotgun sequence, the proteins below share one genomic window:
- the naa38 gene encoding N-alpha-acetyltransferase 38, NatC auxiliary subunit encodes MSVRETAPRATTGGKTDTMIEENGPSAHESEVSSSSQARQKLEGLLNKNMRIRMTDGRTLVGLFLCTDRDCNVILGSAQEFLKSSDTFSQGEPRVLGLAMIPGHHVVSIEVEADSLEDAEGFGANH; translated from the exons ATGTCCGTCAGGGAAACTGCTCCCCGAGCAACAACAGGAGGAAAAACGGACACAATGATTGAGGAAAATGGTCCTTCGGCACAT GAGTCCGAAGTGTCCTCCTCGTCCCAGGCCAGGCAGAAACTGGAGGGGCTCCTCAACAAGAACATGAGGATCCGCATGACGGACGGGCGGACCCTGGTGGGGCTCTTCCTCTGCACAGACCGGGACTGCAATGTGATCCTGGGCTCGGCCCAGGAGTTCCTCAAATCCTCAG ACACGTTCTCCCAGGGGGAACCCAGAGTCCTGGGCCTGGCCATGATCCCCGGTCACCACGTGGTGTCCATCGAGGTGGAGGCCGACAGCCTGGAGGACGCCGAGGGCTTTGGAGCCAACCACTGA